The nucleotide window CGACTTCCTGACGGATTGCGTTGACCTGATCGTCAGTCAGATCCTTAACACGGATATCTTCGCTGATTCCGCATTTCTTCAGGATCGTTTTTGCTGTGGAGCTGCCGATTCCGTAGATATAAGTTAAGGATACCACTACGCGCTTGTCGCGTGGGATATCGATTCCTGCAATACGAGCCATATCTCTCTAATTCCTCCTAGTTTCCTTGACGCTGTTTGTGCTTAGGGTTTTCACAAATAACCATAACGCGGCCTTTGCGCTTGATGATGCGGCACTTATCGCATATTGGTTTGACAGATGGTCTTACTTTCATGCGTTTTTCCTCCTGTAGACTATTTGTGTCTAAATGTAATACGCCCACGTGTTAAATCATACGGTGAAATTTCAACGGTAACCCGATCTCCCGGTAAAATGCGAATGTAATGCATAC belongs to Holdemania massiliensis and includes:
- the rpmJ gene encoding 50S ribosomal protein L36 translates to MKVRPSVKPICDKCRIIKRKGRVMVICENPKHKQRQGN